From Clarias gariepinus isolate MV-2021 ecotype Netherlands chromosome 1, CGAR_prim_01v2, whole genome shotgun sequence:
tgaacttgatcgtctgtctaAACAAGATTTaaccaacatttttttattgaatgacACGAAATaccactgatttattttggccgctgtcaTTTTGCCGCGGCAGTAAGCACAACAGTAATGACTATATATAACATTGGTAGATGAGCATTGGTGCAACTCTTTTGCAGTCATGTAATATACAACAACaatgacatttaaacatgtaaaatgatTTACAAGTCCAAACATTTCCAAATCAAATTTTATCATATCTTTGTCGATTCATCTTCaagataaatatttttcttcaaggtataatatttattaaattcaatGTCTGATTGAGTATGatgatggattaaaaaaaactgtatatttcTTCAGAAGGAGGAAGTGTCTCTTAGAACGATTATATAAGCATCGCTACTTTCCTAAGTTTGTTACATGAAGCAAGAAGAGACTCCTGACTACATGTAAAAGGAATTTTGTTAAGATATTACATAAGGGTTTTACTTTATTAACTGAAGTTCTGCTTTTCTTGCAGTGTGTGAACTATGGCTCGTCAGACTGAAGTGGTGTTGCTTTTTCTTCTCATCACGGCAGCAACAGCCTACGGTAACATGCTTCTCTATTAATCAGGATACACTACACAATTATTCAGGTGATTGGATAGTTATAAAACAGCTTTATTTGTACAGGTGTATTGTTGCTTGTTAACAAAATATCTTATTTTCTGTCACTGAAAATAAGACTTCATATCCTGTGATTACAGACAAACTGCTGTGATCTCgtaatgtgttttaaatatcTAAATTTGCCATCTGTACataaaaactgtagaaaaaataaataaatgtaaaaaaatatatatacaaaataatcaGTTATAGTAATTTCAGGTTAGGTTAAATTTAAGGTTTGATGATCATCAGTAGAATATTTATTCTGATTACAATTACTAATGCTACTCTGTCTTTTTTCTGCTTATTATAAGGTGTGAGGAGAAATTCATATATTGATTCCACATGATAGTGGATAGTGTATTAAAGGTGCAATAGTCATGTGTTTGTACAACatgatgttaaataaaataaacacacaaaaaccaaCAATGGTTTAAGTAGTACTGGTCTTAACAAAAGTTTATAAAGTCAATAAATATCTACTGGCATAAGAATTTGTCAACTCCATTCAGCtggttttttttcatatattttattaacaaatagGACTTTTTTTAACAGCTTGACTTGTGACCTCAATGTAATAATTCATTATCACatcatattaaaacattaagaaTATTTGCTCAGCAGCTCTATTTTAACAAGCTACTGACTTATGTTTTTGAAACAGGAAAATGTCCACATGGCTGGGTGGAATATGAGGGACGTTGCTTTTTCTATCAGGGCAGCAGGATCGGATGGGCTTCTGCTGAGGTTTAAATAAACTAAGTTGACctgtatttacttttaatttcataaaaatttattaaaaattatttttttttacagattagatTTCTGTCAGCAACTCATGTGAAaagtaaaatctgtaaaatttttattatctttaaagCTTGCtagcattattttttatgacagTTTTACTCGAGCTAGCACAGACTCCACAATTCTacataaaataagttttttttttttttctttctctagaAACGCTGTCTGGATCTTGGTGCACACTTAGTCTCAATACACAGCTACAATGAATACCAGCTGGTTAAGTCCCTTATTCGTGCTCATGACCCCCAGGAGAATCCAACATGGATTGGGCTGAATGGCTGTCAGGAGGTTAGAAGGGAATCATATCTGCACATTAcatgattttaaattattttatgaaatcAAAAATTGAACCCTATGATTTATAGTGTTCTTCTTTGCTTTCAGAAATTCAACTGGTTATGGTCTGATGGCTCCAGATTGACTTTCACCAACTGGAATCCAAATGAACCAAATTTTTCTAAACAAGAATGCTGTGTGCATATGAACGATGGAGGTAAGCATATAATCTATGATTTTATGGCTAATTTTGGTAATTTGTGTTTCATTCAGgttcattataaatataaatattttccttCTGTGTCTTCAGGTGCAAAGAATTGGAATGATATCCCATGCCATTACAGCTATCCCTTTGTTTGTGCAAGGAGAATttaactgaaatgctctcagaCACACCaactttaatgtatttttttgcaaaGAATTTTCTTTGTCACTAATcaatgaacatttttaaaaaataaattgtgtgtcAATTTGTCATAATCAGAGCAATAAAAATACCTTTTTGCaagtgaattatttttttatgtttttttttttgtaacgtttGTCATTTGTAAGTACGGtctcaaaaaataaaattaataaatacataaatatatgcataaataaatacttatgtaTATTACATGTACTGTTCATGCTCTGtcagttgcaaaaaaaaaaagggttttgccATCttggacaaaaagaaaaagttaccTTGGATTACAATCACTAATAGAAAACTAATGACCTGTTCTGGAACTGGAAATCTTGGGCTTGTATTCTAAGCAATAaagctttccaaaaaaaaaaaaaaaaatactaactaaagcaatgaaattatttttccatatttttgcttgaaataaaatgtttttctctcCACAAATGATTTCTGGTAACAGATGGCCCCATTAGTTTCAGATTTTGAGCAGTAAAGGTGAATATCATTAACAACAACCTGACAAACAATAATGGGCTACTGTAGATTTTAGgcaatgtctctctctctctctctctctctctctctctctctttcttaggGAGAtgatacatttgcattcatTAACTTGTTTctgcatttgtttattattattattattattattattattattattattttctttagtgtggtatatatatagtgtggtATTTTCATGGTGGTATAGTacagtagttagcactgtggatTCACAGGTCCAGCATCAAGGATTTTCATTTCCTGCTTCAGGTTTTtgtgtggagttttcatgtttttcctgtgcttagtgggtttccttccacttaATTGGTGTTGCCAAATTGCCAATTAATTGGCACTTTGTTCAGGGTTGACCATGCCTTaagtcctaagtctcctggtataggctgaaaatgaatgaatgtggtcgcgagttcatgtgtgaaaagcTTCCAGAACCAACCACTCTTTCACTATTTGAGTCGTGGGTCCATATTTCCTAAGCGTCCAATGTCACTGTAAACACTGGGATAACTTTTGCTCCATTCCTTTAGGTAATCCAAACAagtagtaaatattatttactattttatttttaataacacatacattacatattttatttgttattataaatacattgctatatataatgttatttataataacaaaTACATGCTATATACTATGCTAAGTATCTTACTGATGATGGCGTTGTGGATGGTTGCCTCAGTGTGGAGCTCTCCAGTtgtcttactgtttttgttagtttgtcctgttttttttttttttcaaatgtgatCAGATATACCAGGGATGAACTGCAACACCTGAATGaccataacattttatttgggGAAAAAACTAGAGAAAGTGGGAACacatattgttaaaaaaaaaaaaaaaaaaagaaagaaagaaatttatattaaacattttccaTCCCAGCCTAGTTTAGCCAGATCTACATTATAtggtatatttattttctaagaaTCTCATATTAAACACAGTTCTGTACAAGTTTTGACCACAGTTGAAATAATTTATTAGAAAAGGTCAAAGAAATTGACATATACAGTCTATTTTTAAGACTTGTTTGGATTAATGTCCATTGGTTTAGTGAACAAATCATTGCATAGGGTTCTAAGAAAAACAGGATGTTTATGACAAATGCCCTTAATAATCTGAGCAAACAAAGAAGCAGAAGTTGCAAAAGTGCAGTGCCCACACCCATGTATTTTAAtccaataaatataatttagcattttactcattattttCTCAGCATGAGCtggttaaaggggtcatacaggcctacatgcacttttttaagctgtttggactgaactgtgtgttaggagagtgtgtacacaaccactctacgatgatagaagagccgcccagtgattttcttttcatttattaaaacaaggttccccttctgaaatcaggccaatcgcaaatgcctgtcactgtgacgccacaccacaagaggccgctcctatactagttgattgacactggtgttttagcaaagacccgccccgagtgagaagaagctgacggccattgtttttcgccgctggagcaaaatgccgcctaagcgagtgtggtgtacagttgttgggtgtgatagcgaacacagcagtcgtcatacactaccgacatctgagccgctgaggatgcagtggctgaatttagtttttgaagctaacgtccccatcgatctacctaaatgcgttcatgtttgcgctaatcatttttcaccagactgctttataaacgcgggtcaatataaagcaggtttcgctaagaagctgctcctaaaaatggatctgtactaacgcttcatgttactgcttcatcttcaccaggctcagtgagtaatttctttttctatgaatctttgcagatcgccttttctaataatcacgatgaatgcggagtgtaagttaacttatactctcatagaacatggttatggcttcttctctatgtacgtCCGTCTCTATatagccaggggtagctcagtggttaaggcattggactacggttcggaagatcccaggttcaaaccccacaaccaccaagttggcactgttgggcccttgagcaaggcccttaaccctcaactgctcagatgtgtaatgagataaaaatgtaagtcgctctggataagagcgtctgccaaatgcctaaatgtatataatccctaatcgcccgtttataataaacaatgcattaaggtgattgtctagttgcaaactgtgtacgtagtcagaaaactatattatgcttacctttgttacgttagatggtttataacgatgtctgtcgaagattaagaagtcatgtaaacacatcagtatctctctcagtaagcttctcagcttatgttgttgttgctcgcggcagcgtaacagcccgttaattcatgcccatgcagtgatgagaaagacaaatcgagtcgatgcatgtccattcttttaatttctgcgttgtcaggcgatattacaaacttccgcgtaggttccgtacttaaatcaaaccaaaaacaggctcaggctctatattccagcgttttccagtttggactgcattacccacaaagcactgcgttgtgggcaatgctttgtgggtaatgcagtccaaagcattgcccacactggactacactcccgtggctataccccacgtgtgttgtgaagacacgcctcacagaactgggggggcgggctcagcagagatcataagcatttaaaggaacatgcactgaaacaggttgctgagaacagagctaggttttaccagttaaaagtagtgttttttttacacaaccattgagaatttttaattaaatatattacaaacttttcattaggaccctaaagatcatattaacatttaatgaaaaatgtttctggatgacccctttaatacaCTACTCAGATAGCTATTTTACTGGTTACAAAGCTTTGTGTACAGTAACTGATCAAACgtgattatttgtttttggtGGTGCAGtagaaatttttaattttgtacagCAAAATTAAATTGCACCTATCACAGAAAATATTGATGGTGTCTGAAATATAGGGTGTCCTAAGATCCTTTATAAGTGGGGGAAAAGTCAAATACAAAGGCATTATTAATATCACATCAGCCATTGTTTTATATAGAAACTAAGATTATCTACAACTACTCTACATTTGCCCCACTGAAAAAAAAGTGGTAATTGAACTTTACTCTTAATGTAGATAGcttaatttataaatgtaaagtttcatgcaatttaagtttattcaaatttcattttttttttattgcaatgtTTGAAAATCAACAAGTTATGTCcaataaatgtgtttgtttatatccTGGATTCTTCAGTATGGCTTACAAAACATTCCACTCACTACATAGTGTATCtgtttgtattttgtgtgtgtgtgtgtgtgtgtgtgtgtgtgtgtgtgtgtgtgtgtgtgtgtgtgtgtgtgtgtgcgtgtgtgtgtaaagggctATGGCACAGAGGTCAAATAATATGATGCCTTCTCTCATGTCTTCATGCATGAAATGTGCAGCCAACTTCAAGCCTCCACATTAGTCATCCAAAAACAagtcatttctgttttttgcattacaggtaccatacagtatgcatagttctacagtatatctacaaTAACAGATGACAGTTTTTGACTCTTTCTATGGCATAATTCTTTAACCAGCAAAACTCCTTCAGGTTTTTTTGGTGGTTTATCCCACACTAGTAAATAGTTCAAGAAAACTTGCCACAAAGCACAAATTTCatataaatgattaattaattgattgatttttacattgcttgactgtgaccatacctaactttGCTTTTGCTCTGTCCTCTTCtccctcttctcctctctctccctttccctctacctgtctctctgtcaagctatacgtgtaactcctgagctgccagtgatccagacccctctgccctctggagctgtctgacttgtcctggtgtcctgcttcgggttggagatctcgtcggaGGGATGCCTCGTGtggtcaaattcaaattcaaattttatttgtcaaatacacagtcatacacagtgtcTACCTGGGATGCGGTTGGTTACtcgggacggttccacttttccacgaacatggtcctgtccttggctgatgcagacagctgttctctaaggacttgtgacttcagctgttcgatagttcaggactggagtttcctacagtctacctgagcctcttctgttatactgaacttctagTCTctcacagtatgatgcagatcaatccctgctatccgttatcacccaaacctcatccctgttgagtctgcttcctctcaaggtttcttcctattgccatctcagtgAGTTTTTCCACGCCACTGtcactgtcgcccttggcttactcatcagggacaatcttatcattttgattcagaTAAGATTTTTAATCCGTTTTTGAATCCGTTTTTGAATCTGTTTTCACACTGCGAGCTCAGGCTGATCATATAGGAATCCAAACATTTAATGGTTTTGTGGTGGGCCTTACAGCAGCTTGCAAAGAAGCATTCCCAGTGAAAATAGATATGACTAAGATAGCAATGTGCAAACAACAACCAGGAAAGATCATGTCACATTATCTCACCAGCCTCACTGAGATACATGACGCACACAGCGGACTGGAGAGGTTCT
This genomic window contains:
- the LOC128528429 gene encoding lactose-binding lectin l-2-like is translated as MARQTEVVLLFLLITAATAYGKCPHGWVEYEGRCFFYQGSRIGWASAEKRCLDLGAHLVSIHSYNEYQLVKSLIRAHDPQENPTWIGLNGCQEKFNWLWSDGSRLTFTNWNPNEPNFSKQECCVHMNDGGAKNWNDIPCHYSYPFVCARRI